From the Ostrinia nubilalis chromosome 8, ilOstNubi1.1, whole genome shotgun sequence genome, one window contains:
- the LOC135073970 gene encoding protein IWS1 homolog isoform X2, giving the protein MSDFEYYCDKKAVAKRHGNKREDIDSEEETSCKRLKQQRPRKTAKHLFDDSEDESVNKPLKQKPRKTAKHLFDDSEEESVNKPTKSSAKKSSTKRKSAESSSGDKRTRTSGWKLDLDDDADVESSRARSQPGRLQSVLTRRVADGVLRRTASLPGDLFVELRLYNADEIRAVQPKDRWEKAVLSLKYQSSSNAEHLDLLRQFVTRAREAFEEDGTFFADKKNSS; this is encoded by the exons at GTCGGACTTTGAGTATTACTGCGACAAAAAAGCAGTTGCCAAGCGGCACGGAAATAAACGCGAAGACATAGATTCTGAAGAGGAAACATCTTGTAAAAG GTTGAAGCAGCAGAGACCGCGAAAAACAGCCAAACATTTATTTGACGACTCTGAAGACGAATCAGTTAATAAACC GTTGAAGCAGAAACCTCGAAAAACGGCCAAACATTTATTCGACGACTCTGAAGAGGAATCAGTTAATAAACC aactaAATCATCAGCGAAAAAGTCGTCTACCAAACGCAAGTCAGCAGAGAGCTCGAGTGGAGACAAACGAACTCGAACCTCAGGGTGGAAGCTGGACTTGGACGACGACGCGGACGTCGAGAGCAGTCGCGCGCGCAGCCAGCCCGGCCGCCTGCAGTCCGTGCTGACGCGTCGAGTGGCCGACGGAGTCCTGCGCCGCACCGCCTCTCTGCCTGGGGATCTCTTCGTGGAGTTGCGCCTCTACAACGCGGACGAGATACGAGCTGTGCAGCCGAAAGATCGTTGGGAGAAGGCGGTATTGTCACTCAAATACCAAAGCAGCTCTAACGCCGAACATCTTGACCTACTGCGGCAATTCGTCACGCGTGCGCGAGAGGCATTCGAAGAGGACGGTACTTTTTTCgctgataaaaaaaatagttcgtaa
- the LOC135073970 gene encoding uncharacterized protein LOC135073970 isoform X1, producing the protein MFNTCIVLNIICRTCIIISSYNFNSIFYRSDFEYYCDKKAVAKRHGNKREDIDSEEETSCKRLKQQRPRKTAKHLFDDSEDESVNKPLKQKPRKTAKHLFDDSEEESVNKPTKSSAKKSSTKRKSAESSSGDKRTRTSGWKLDLDDDADVESSRARSQPGRLQSVLTRRVADGVLRRTASLPGDLFVELRLYNADEIRAVQPKDRWEKAVLSLKYQSSSNAEHLDLLRQFVTRAREAFEEDGTFFADKKNSS; encoded by the exons ATGTTCAATACATGtattgtattgaacataatatgtCGTACCTGCATCATAATTTCGTCTTATAACTTTAACTCTATATTTTACAGGTCGGACTTTGAGTATTACTGCGACAAAAAAGCAGTTGCCAAGCGGCACGGAAATAAACGCGAAGACATAGATTCTGAAGAGGAAACATCTTGTAAAAG GTTGAAGCAGCAGAGACCGCGAAAAACAGCCAAACATTTATTTGACGACTCTGAAGACGAATCAGTTAATAAACC GTTGAAGCAGAAACCTCGAAAAACGGCCAAACATTTATTCGACGACTCTGAAGAGGAATCAGTTAATAAACC aactaAATCATCAGCGAAAAAGTCGTCTACCAAACGCAAGTCAGCAGAGAGCTCGAGTGGAGACAAACGAACTCGAACCTCAGGGTGGAAGCTGGACTTGGACGACGACGCGGACGTCGAGAGCAGTCGCGCGCGCAGCCAGCCCGGCCGCCTGCAGTCCGTGCTGACGCGTCGAGTGGCCGACGGAGTCCTGCGCCGCACCGCCTCTCTGCCTGGGGATCTCTTCGTGGAGTTGCGCCTCTACAACGCGGACGAGATACGAGCTGTGCAGCCGAAAGATCGTTGGGAGAAGGCGGTATTGTCACTCAAATACCAAAGCAGCTCTAACGCCGAACATCTTGACCTACTGCGGCAATTCGTCACGCGTGCGCGAGAGGCATTCGAAGAGGACGGTACTTTTTTCgctgataaaaaaaatagttcgtaa